One genomic region from Listeria monocytogenes encodes:
- a CDS encoding competence protein CoiA: protein MIIIFTARNNIGETFTITKMNVERIKQEERLFCKSCASPVMIKAGQIKIPHFAHEKTMKCAFASEGESEEHLAAKKQIMAWFCYQRIPVEIESYFPEINRQADIFVNGKTVIEFQRSSISISEMIQRTMDYLSIGLEVHWILGQVVKKEKGRICLSAFQQAFIQSDKKLGYHFWHYSAKREICTLYYHLTFEKGNRFFASEMKFSMKSPLREWNKKLARIISRHAYIKRDREIERQKICFYYAKYKKHGQFMQKLFNAGYYLHYLPKEIGVDVEEQFLVLTPAVEWQFDLWEKFFKGLEKGDTFSVESFLESFKSVVSQILTIWLSPNESLKLGKSYLSYLIGEGVLSTIPDNRYRVKRKMAFTNTRAAHI from the coding sequence GTGATAATTATTTTTACAGCCAGAAATAACATTGGAGAAACTTTTACTATTACTAAGATGAATGTGGAACGAATCAAGCAAGAAGAAAGACTGTTTTGTAAATCGTGTGCAAGCCCAGTAATGATAAAAGCAGGACAGATAAAAATACCGCACTTTGCCCACGAGAAGACAATGAAGTGTGCGTTTGCTTCTGAAGGAGAAAGTGAGGAACATTTAGCCGCTAAAAAGCAAATCATGGCCTGGTTTTGTTATCAGCGTATCCCTGTTGAAATAGAAAGTTACTTTCCGGAAATTAATCGACAAGCAGATATTTTTGTGAATGGGAAGACAGTAATTGAATTTCAGCGTTCTTCTATTTCAATTAGTGAAATGATTCAACGCACAATGGACTACTTATCAATTGGCTTGGAAGTTCACTGGATACTCGGGCAAGTAGTTAAGAAGGAGAAGGGGCGTATTTGTCTTTCTGCATTCCAACAAGCCTTTATTCAATCTGATAAGAAATTGGGTTATCATTTTTGGCACTATTCTGCTAAGCGTGAAATTTGCACGCTTTATTATCATCTAACATTTGAAAAAGGGAATCGTTTTTTCGCAAGCGAAATGAAGTTTTCTATGAAGTCGCCTTTGAGGGAATGGAATAAGAAGTTAGCTAGAATTATTTCGCGTCACGCCTACATTAAACGAGATAGGGAAATAGAAAGACAAAAGATTTGTTTTTACTATGCTAAATATAAAAAACATGGCCAGTTTATGCAAAAATTATTTAATGCAGGTTATTATTTACACTATTTACCGAAAGAAATTGGGGTGGATGTAGAAGAACAATTTTTAGTTTTGACACCTGCTGTTGAATGGCAATTTGATTTGTGGGAAAAGTTTTTTAAAGGTCTAGAGAAGGGGGATACCTTTAGTGTGGAAAGTTTTTTAGAGAGTTTCAAATCAGTTGTAAGTCAGATATTAACTATTTGGTTATCTCCAAATGAAAGTTTGAAGTTAGGAAAGTCATATCTTTCTTATTTAATTGGTGAAGGGGTGTTATCTACCATACCAGATAATCGATATCGTGTGAAACGGAAAATGGCTTTTACTAATACTCGAGCAGCACATATATAA
- the opp3b gene encoding oligopeptide ABC transporter permease, with protein MVKYTLKRVLYMLITLFIIASVTFVLMKFLPGTPYRNQEKLSDEQIHMMNEKYGLNDSIPVQYFNYMTGLVKGDLGVSFQLDNRPVSEILSALIGPSVQLALEAMAFGVIFGILLGVIAAMYQNRWPDYTSTFIAILGKSVPSFVFATVLQYWLGAKLQIFPVAGWGTFADTILPAFALAMFPLATAARFMRTELIDVFASDYVLLAKAKGNSRTEVAVKHAIRNALIPLITVLGPLSVALMTGSLVIENIYSIPGIGSQFVSSIQTNDYPVIMGTTILFAVMLVFVILVVDILYGLIDPRIRVSGGRK; from the coding sequence ATGGTTAAATATACGTTAAAAAGAGTATTATATATGCTTATAACGTTATTCATCATTGCTTCGGTTACGTTTGTTCTTATGAAATTCTTACCTGGTACGCCTTACCGTAATCAGGAGAAACTATCTGACGAACAAATTCACATGATGAATGAAAAATATGGACTAAATGATTCAATTCCAGTCCAATACTTTAATTATATGACAGGTTTGGTAAAAGGTGACTTAGGTGTTTCCTTCCAACTTGATAATAGACCAGTGTCTGAGATTTTAAGTGCACTGATTGGTCCATCTGTCCAATTAGCACTCGAGGCAATGGCTTTTGGTGTTATTTTTGGTATTTTACTAGGGGTAATAGCGGCCATGTATCAGAATAGGTGGCCGGATTATACGAGTACATTTATAGCAATATTAGGTAAGTCAGTTCCATCTTTCGTATTTGCGACTGTTTTACAATACTGGCTTGGAGCAAAACTTCAAATTTTCCCAGTAGCAGGTTGGGGGACGTTTGCAGATACTATTCTGCCAGCATTCGCACTTGCGATGTTCCCACTTGCAACGGCAGCTCGTTTCATGAGAACAGAGTTAATTGATGTATTCGCATCTGACTATGTTCTACTTGCCAAAGCGAAAGGGAATAGTAGAACGGAAGTAGCAGTTAAACATGCGATTCGTAATGCACTTATTCCTTTAATTACAGTTTTAGGACCATTATCAGTCGCACTGATGACTGGTTCCCTAGTTATTGAAAATATTTATAGTATTCCTGGTATCGGTAGCCAATTCGTTTCTTCTATTCAAACAAATGACTATCCAGTTATTATGGGAACTACAATTTTATTTGCTGTCATGTTGGTATTTGTTATCTTGGTAGTGGATATTCTTTACGGATTGATTGATCCTCGAATCCGTGTGTCTGGAGGTAGAAAATAA
- a CDS encoding ABC transporter ATP-binding protein — MEKLLEVKDLNISFHTYAGEVKAIRGVNFDLYKGETLAIVGESGSGKSVTTKSIMRLLPEGNSEIKSGQILFNGMDIAKAHEKQMQKIRGKDIAMIFQDPMTSLNPTMTIGKQISEPLIKHQKISKHEAHKTALRLLQLVGIANAEERIKQYPHQFSGGMRQRVVIAISLACNPQILIADEPTTALDVTIQAQILDLMKDLQKKIDTSIIFITHDLGVVANVADRVAVMYGGKIVEIGTVDEIFYNPQHPYTWGLISSMPTLDTADEELFVIPGTPPDLLHPPKGDAFAARNKYAMQIDLEEEPPLFKVSDTHYAATWLLHPDAPEVTPPDAVLRRQEQFAELHPGMQAVHAKGVEVE; from the coding sequence ATGGAAAAGCTATTAGAAGTTAAAGATTTAAATATTTCATTCCACACATATGCCGGAGAAGTAAAGGCGATTCGTGGAGTTAATTTTGACTTATATAAAGGGGAAACCTTAGCGATTGTTGGCGAATCTGGTTCAGGTAAATCAGTAACGACAAAATCGATTATGCGTTTACTTCCAGAAGGTAACTCAGAAATAAAAAGTGGCCAAATTTTATTTAACGGAATGGATATCGCTAAAGCTCACGAAAAACAAATGCAAAAAATTCGTGGGAAAGATATAGCTATGATTTTCCAAGATCCAATGACATCATTAAATCCTACGATGACAATTGGTAAACAAATTTCTGAACCACTTATTAAGCACCAAAAAATCAGTAAACATGAAGCACATAAAACAGCGCTTCGTTTGCTTCAATTAGTTGGTATTGCCAATGCAGAAGAACGAATTAAACAATATCCTCACCAATTTTCTGGTGGGATGCGTCAACGGGTTGTTATCGCGATTTCACTTGCATGTAACCCACAAATTCTTATTGCAGATGAGCCAACAACAGCGCTAGATGTAACTATCCAAGCGCAAATTTTAGATTTAATGAAGGACTTACAGAAAAAAATTGATACGTCGATTATCTTTATTACCCATGATCTTGGTGTTGTAGCAAACGTTGCAGACCGTGTAGCTGTTATGTACGGTGGTAAAATTGTTGAAATCGGGACAGTTGATGAAATTTTCTATAATCCACAACATCCTTATACATGGGGATTAATTAGTTCTATGCCTACTTTGGATACAGCTGATGAAGAATTATTTGTTATTCCTGGTACGCCGCCTGATTTACTTCATCCTCCAAAAGGGGACGCATTTGCTGCACGTAATAAATACGCAATGCAAATTGACCTTGAAGAAGAGCCACCACTATTTAAGGTGTCTGATACACATTATGCGGCTACATGGTTGCTTCATCCTGATGCACCTGAAGTAACGCCTCCTGATGCTGTATTACGCCGCCAAGAGCAGTTTGCGGAACTTCATCCTGGCATGCAAGCTGTCCATGCGAAAGGGGTAGAGGTAGAATGA
- the isdC gene encoding heme uptake protein IsdC: MKKVLVFAAFIVLFSFSFLSTGLTAQAALKDGTYSVDYTVIQGDSDSASMANDYFDKPATVTVNGGKSTVSLQVNHSKWITGLWVEGNAVSVTSKNASSDTRKVSFPVSTLSNPVNAKIKVDIDDDDLNYHHEYQIKLRFDEGSAKALAGSVKSSDNNTTTPATKSDSSNKVTNPKSSDSSQMFLYGIIFVATGAGLILLKRRAIFK; encoded by the coding sequence ATGAAGAAAGTTTTAGTTTTTGCTGCTTTTATCGTTTTATTCAGTTTTTCGTTTCTTTCTACTGGATTAACGGCACAAGCCGCACTTAAGGATGGAACCTATTCGGTTGATTATACGGTGATACAAGGGGATAGTGATTCCGCATCTATGGCGAATGACTATTTTGATAAACCTGCAACGGTAACAGTAAATGGGGGGAAATCAACTGTTAGCTTGCAAGTGAACCATAGTAAGTGGATTACGGGCCTATGGGTTGAAGGGAACGCGGTTAGTGTGACTTCGAAAAATGCATCAAGTGACACTAGAAAAGTTTCGTTTCCTGTGTCGACTTTAAGCAATCCTGTTAATGCGAAAATTAAAGTGGATATTGATGATGACGACTTGAATTATCATCATGAATATCAAATCAAGTTACGTTTCGATGAAGGATCTGCAAAAGCATTAGCTGGATCGGTGAAATCTTCTGATAATAATACAACAACACCCGCAACAAAGAGTGATTCAAGTAATAAAGTAACAAATCCAAAGTCTAGTGATTCTAGCCAAATGTTTTTATACGGAATTATTTTTGTTGCAACTGGGGCAGGGTTAATTTTACTTAAAAGACGTGCGATTTTTAAATAA
- the pepF gene encoding oligoendopeptidase F — translation MSKTNALPLREEVPENLTWDLTTIYPNDEAWEQAFTDLQKITEESEQFKGRLSESSQTLYEALQFRDKAYDLISNLYVYAHLKMDQDTANAKYQGLHSRAGSLVTKLMSALSYYDPEILAMDENVLKQFLDENKDLQLYDHLLEELNLSRPYILSEKEEALLANAGEVLGSSSNTFNTLNNADMKFPTIKDENGEDIEITHGRFGKLLESNDPRVRRDAFHGVYSVYEGLKNTLASTLNGQVKKSNFYASTRGYTSAREAALSGNHIPETVYDSLLKSVNANASLLHRYVKLRKELLGLEELHMYDLYTPLSDDVNLEFTYEEAKELVLEALKPLGDEYQAILKEAFDSRWIDVMENKGKRSGAYSSGSYSTNPYILLNWQDNINNVYTLAHELGHSVHSYYTRKNQPFVYGDYSIFLAEVASTTNENLLTDYLLKKYDDPKVRAYLLNHYLDGFKGTVFRQTQFAEFEHAIHQADQQGVALTADFLTETYFDINKKYYGEAMVYDAEIGYEWSRIPHFYMNYYVFQYATGFSAASALSAKILTEGQDAVTAYIDFLKAGSSDYPIDVLKKAGVDMATPNPVDDALKVFEQRLDELEELVK, via the coding sequence TTGAGTAAAACAAATGCATTACCTTTAAGAGAAGAAGTACCAGAAAATCTAACTTGGGATTTAACTACGATATATCCAAATGATGAAGCTTGGGAACAAGCATTTACAGATTTGCAAAAAATCACAGAAGAAAGCGAGCAATTTAAAGGTCGTTTATCGGAAAGTAGCCAAACACTTTATGAAGCACTTCAATTTCGAGATAAAGCATATGATTTGATTAGTAACTTATATGTATATGCTCATTTGAAAATGGACCAAGATACAGCTAATGCGAAATATCAAGGTTTACATAGTCGTGCAGGAAGCCTAGTTACAAAGCTAATGTCTGCACTCTCTTACTATGACCCAGAAATTTTAGCTATGGATGAAAATGTTCTAAAACAATTTTTAGATGAGAATAAAGATTTACAATTATATGATCATTTGTTGGAAGAGTTAAATTTAAGTCGACCTTATATTTTGAGTGAGAAGGAAGAGGCTTTACTAGCTAATGCAGGTGAAGTGCTTGGAAGTTCGTCCAATACTTTTAATACCTTGAATAATGCTGATATGAAGTTTCCAACTATTAAAGATGAAAATGGGGAAGATATCGAAATTACTCATGGCCGTTTTGGGAAATTGTTAGAAAGTAATGATCCACGAGTGCGTCGTGATGCATTTCATGGTGTGTATTCAGTTTATGAAGGATTAAAAAACACATTAGCATCTACTTTAAATGGACAAGTGAAAAAATCTAATTTTTATGCTTCTACGCGAGGGTATACATCGGCTCGTGAAGCGGCTCTCTCTGGTAATCATATTCCTGAAACAGTATATGACTCATTGTTGAAATCAGTGAATGCTAATGCAAGTTTGCTTCATCGTTATGTGAAGTTACGTAAGGAATTACTTGGCTTAGAAGAATTGCATATGTATGACCTTTATACGCCACTTTCTGATGATGTTAATTTGGAGTTCACTTATGAGGAAGCAAAAGAACTCGTGCTTGAGGCGCTGAAACCACTTGGTGATGAATATCAAGCGATTTTAAAAGAGGCATTTGATAGTCGTTGGATTGATGTGATGGAAAATAAAGGGAAACGTAGTGGAGCCTATTCTTCTGGTTCATATAGTACGAATCCTTATATTTTACTCAATTGGCAAGATAATATTAATAATGTTTACACGCTTGCACATGAATTAGGACATAGTGTGCATAGTTATTATACAAGAAAAAATCAACCATTTGTTTATGGTGATTATTCGATTTTCTTAGCGGAGGTTGCTTCGACTACGAATGAAAATTTACTAACTGATTATCTGCTTAAGAAATATGATGATCCAAAAGTTCGTGCATACTTGTTGAATCACTATTTGGATGGATTCAAGGGTACTGTATTCCGTCAAACGCAATTTGCTGAATTTGAACATGCCATTCATCAAGCGGATCAACAAGGAGTGGCTTTGACTGCGGATTTCTTGACGGAAACATATTTTGATATTAACAAGAAATATTACGGAGAAGCGATGGTTTATGATGCTGAAATTGGTTATGAATGGTCTCGGATTCCGCATTTTTATATGAATTATTATGTGTTCCAATATGCGACTGGTTTTTCAGCAGCATCTGCATTAAGTGCGAAAATTTTAACAGAAGGTCAAGATGCTGTAACAGCCTATATTGATTTCTTGAAAGCAGGAAGTTCGGATTATCCTATCGATGTGTTGAAAAAAGCAGGTGTCGATATGGCGACCCCTAATCCCGTAGATGATGCATTAAAGGTATTTGAACAAAGATTGGATGAATTGGAAGAGCTGGTTAAATAA
- a CDS encoding peptide ABC transporter substrate-binding protein has protein sequence MKKSKLFLTLGLTLLLSLVLVACGGGSDSKSDKKGSDSGKASGEQVLNLTESALIPSADSTKADDQVGLNVVNQTNEGLYALDKDGIPAIAGAAEEPKISDDKTVYTIKLREDAKWSNGDPVTANDYVYSWRRAVDPNTAATYSYLFDAIKNGGDIVAGKKKPEELGIKAVDDYTLEVTLSKPTAYINSLFAFPTFFPLNEKFVTEKGEKYAQNSDNMLFNGPFELKDWTGTNKKWTYVKNDKYWDKDKVKLKQINVQVVQDSGTGLNLYNTDKVDRTVLSADYAAQNKNNKDYVTVNDSSTFYIKFNQKRAGKDTVFANKNIRKAIALAIDKQSYTDTVLKNGSKPANNLVPEGFTFDPGNKEDYTKESGKHLEYDVKEAQKAWKAGLKELGVNEITVEFTSDDTENARKSSEFIQDQLQKNLDGLTVKLKNVPFKVRLQNDQNQDYDFSMSGWGPDYQDPSTFLDLFVTDGAQNRMSYSNKDYDKILNDASVTYAADDQKRWDEMVKAEKILLTDDVAIQPLYQRSTAYLQKDYIKNLQKNPFGPDYTYKETYLTK, from the coding sequence GTGAAAAAATCTAAATTATTTCTTACACTTGGATTAACACTATTACTAAGCTTAGTCTTGGTAGCATGCGGAGGCGGATCAGATTCCAAATCCGACAAAAAAGGCTCAGATTCAGGAAAAGCTTCAGGAGAGCAAGTACTTAACTTGACAGAAAGCGCACTAATTCCTTCTGCAGACAGCACAAAAGCGGATGACCAAGTTGGTTTGAACGTTGTAAACCAAACAAACGAAGGTCTATATGCGCTTGACAAAGATGGTATTCCTGCCATTGCCGGTGCTGCTGAAGAGCCAAAAATTAGCGATGACAAAACAGTTTATACTATCAAACTTCGTGAAGATGCAAAATGGTCAAACGGAGACCCTGTAACTGCAAATGACTATGTTTACTCATGGCGTCGTGCAGTTGACCCTAACACTGCTGCAACATATTCTTACCTATTTGATGCAATCAAAAACGGTGGAGATATCGTAGCTGGCAAGAAAAAACCTGAAGAATTAGGAATTAAAGCAGTAGATGATTATACTTTAGAAGTTACTCTTTCTAAACCAACTGCTTACATTAACTCACTATTCGCATTCCCAACTTTCTTCCCACTTAACGAAAAATTCGTTACGGAAAAAGGCGAAAAATATGCACAAAATAGTGATAACATGTTATTCAATGGACCTTTCGAGTTGAAAGATTGGACTGGAACAAACAAAAAATGGACTTACGTAAAAAATGATAAATATTGGGATAAAGATAAAGTTAAGTTGAAACAAATCAACGTACAAGTTGTTCAAGACTCCGGTACTGGACTTAACTTATACAACACTGACAAAGTTGACCGTACTGTATTGAGTGCAGACTATGCTGCTCAAAACAAAAACAATAAAGACTATGTTACAGTGAATGATTCTTCTACTTTCTATATTAAATTTAACCAAAAACGTGCTGGCAAAGACACAGTATTTGCTAACAAAAACATCCGTAAAGCTATAGCTCTTGCGATTGACAAACAATCGTATACTGATACAGTTCTTAAAAACGGATCTAAACCTGCAAACAATCTTGTACCAGAAGGTTTCACTTTTGACCCAGGTAACAAAGAAGATTATACAAAAGAATCTGGCAAACATTTAGAATATGATGTAAAAGAAGCTCAAAAAGCATGGAAAGCTGGTTTGAAAGAATTAGGAGTTAACGAAATTACAGTTGAATTCACTAGTGATGATACTGAAAATGCGAGAAAATCTTCTGAATTCATTCAAGACCAACTACAAAAGAACTTAGATGGTCTTACAGTTAAACTTAAAAACGTACCATTCAAAGTTCGTTTACAAAATGACCAAAACCAAGATTACGATTTCTCTATGAGCGGCTGGGGTCCTGACTATCAAGATCCATCTACTTTCTTAGATCTATTCGTAACTGATGGTGCACAAAACAGAATGAGTTATTCTAACAAAGACTACGACAAGATTTTAAATGATGCTTCTGTAACTTATGCAGCTGACGATCAAAAACGTTGGGATGAAATGGTTAAAGCAGAAAAAATCCTTCTTACGGATGATGTAGCTATTCAACCACTTTATCAACGTTCTACTGCATACCTACAAAAAGACTACATTAAAAACTTGCAAAAAAATCCATTTGGTCCAGATTACACTTACAAAGAAACATACTTGACTAAATAA
- a CDS encoding ABC transporter ATP-binding protein gives MTEQREKLLEIHNLKQYFNKGTASEVRAVDDISFDIYKGETLGLVGESGCGKSTTGRTIIRLYDATGGEVIYNGKDVHARKSRKEMLEFRRKMQMIFQDPYASLNPRMKVKDIIAEGIRIHGLAKTPEETNKQVYDLLETVGLSKEHAGRYPHEFSGGQRQRIGIARALAVQPEFIIADEPISALDVSIQAQVVNLLRQLQKEKNLTYLFIAHDLSMVKYISDRIGVMYFGKLVELAPANDLYHAPLHPYTESLLSAIPLPDPNYERTRVRKTYDPTSHNYKDGDEIKMREIAPGHFVYCSEEEEVMYKEKHAKLTAEAAAK, from the coding sequence ATGACTGAACAAAGAGAAAAATTATTAGAAATTCATAATCTAAAGCAATACTTTAACAAAGGTACTGCAAGTGAAGTACGTGCTGTTGATGATATTTCTTTTGATATTTATAAAGGTGAAACACTTGGTTTAGTAGGTGAATCTGGTTGTGGTAAATCTACAACTGGACGTACTATCATTCGTTTATACGATGCAACTGGTGGAGAAGTTATTTATAACGGTAAAGATGTGCACGCACGTAAAAGCCGTAAAGAAATGCTTGAATTCCGTCGTAAAATGCAAATGATTTTCCAAGATCCATACGCGTCTTTAAATCCACGTATGAAAGTTAAAGATATCATTGCTGAAGGTATTCGTATTCATGGCCTTGCTAAAACGCCTGAAGAAACGAATAAACAAGTATACGATTTGTTAGAAACAGTTGGATTAAGTAAAGAACATGCTGGTCGTTACCCACATGAGTTTTCCGGCGGTCAACGTCAACGTATTGGTATCGCTCGTGCGCTTGCTGTTCAACCAGAATTTATTATTGCCGATGAGCCTATTTCCGCTCTAGATGTATCTATCCAAGCGCAAGTAGTAAACTTATTACGTCAATTACAAAAAGAAAAAAATCTAACTTACCTATTCATTGCCCATGATTTATCAATGGTTAAGTACATTAGTGATCGTATTGGTGTAATGTACTTCGGTAAATTAGTAGAGTTAGCGCCTGCCAATGATTTATATCATGCACCGCTACACCCTTATACGGAATCACTTTTATCCGCGATTCCTTTGCCAGATCCAAATTATGAACGTACTCGTGTGCGTAAAACATATGATCCGACGTCTCATAACTATAAAGATGGCGATGAAATTAAAATGCGCGAGATTGCTCCTGGACATTTTGTTTATTGTTCAGAAGAAGAAGAAGTTATGTATAAAGAAAAGCATGCTAAGTTAACTGCTGAAGCTGCTGCGAAATAA
- the spxA gene encoding transcriptional regulator SpxA translates to MVTLYTSPSCTSCRKARAWLEEHDIPYKERNIFSEPLSLDEIKEILRMTEDGTDEIISTRSKTFQKLNVDLDSLPLQQLFELIQKNPGLLRRPIIIDEKRLQVGYNEDEIRRFLPRRVRTYQLREAQKMVN, encoded by the coding sequence ATGGTAACGTTATACACTTCACCTAGTTGCACATCTTGCCGAAAAGCTCGTGCATGGTTGGAAGAACATGATATCCCTTATAAGGAAAGAAACATTTTTTCTGAGCCACTTAGTTTGGATGAAATTAAAGAAATTCTTCGTATGACTGAGGATGGTACAGATGAAATTATTTCCACTCGTTCAAAAACGTTCCAAAAGTTGAACGTGGATTTAGATAGTCTTCCTTTGCAACAACTATTTGAATTAATCCAGAAAAACCCTGGCTTATTAAGACGTCCTATCATTATTGATGAAAAACGTTTGCAAGTTGGGTACAATGAAGATGAAATTCGCCGTTTCTTACCGCGCCGTGTACGTACGTATCAACTACGTGAAGCGCAAAAAATGGTTAACTAA
- the opp3C gene encoding oligopeptide ABC transporter permease, with the protein MAEHKIAKERFQPAHILDAEAEKINRPSLTFLQDSWLRIRKNKAALVSLIVLALVIIMAIVGPYLSQNLGPEHNINRQITENASLPPKVQGFENMPFWNGHQSIGGEDVDIYKQNNIKEGTYYWLGSDTLGRDQFARIWAGTRVSLIIAVVAALCDLVIGVAYGLISGYVGGRVDNFMQRVLEVIGAIPNLVVVILMMLILEPGIVSIIIAIAMTSWITMARVVRGQVLKLKNQEFVMASMTLGESTPKILIKHLIPNISGIIIINIMFSIPSAIFFEAFLSFIGLGLPAPAASLGVLVNDGYKTLQVLPYMILYPCIVLCIIMIAFNLIADGLRDAFDPKMRD; encoded by the coding sequence ATGGCAGAACATAAAATTGCAAAAGAAAGATTTCAGCCAGCGCACATTCTGGATGCGGAAGCAGAGAAAATTAATCGTCCAAGTTTAACTTTCTTGCAAGACTCTTGGCTTCGTATTCGTAAAAATAAAGCGGCTTTAGTTTCTCTAATTGTATTAGCACTTGTTATTATTATGGCAATTGTTGGCCCTTATTTATCACAAAATCTAGGACCAGAACATAATATTAACCGACAAATTACTGAAAATGCGAGTCTTCCTCCAAAAGTTCAAGGCTTTGAAAATATGCCTTTCTGGAATGGTCATCAATCTATTGGTGGAGAAGACGTTGATATTTATAAACAAAATAATATTAAAGAGGGTACTTACTATTGGTTAGGTAGTGATACGCTTGGACGTGACCAATTTGCTCGTATTTGGGCTGGTACACGTGTATCTCTTATTATTGCTGTTGTAGCAGCGCTTTGTGACCTTGTAATTGGGGTTGCTTATGGTTTGATTTCCGGTTATGTTGGAGGTCGTGTAGATAATTTCATGCAACGTGTATTAGAGGTTATTGGTGCAATTCCAAACTTAGTTGTGGTTATTTTAATGATGTTAATACTCGAACCAGGTATTGTATCTATTATCATAGCAATCGCAATGACGAGTTGGATAACGATGGCCCGGGTAGTCAGGGGACAAGTTTTAAAACTTAAAAACCAAGAATTTGTTATGGCTTCCATGACTTTAGGGGAATCTACTCCAAAAATTCTTATAAAACATTTAATACCAAATATTTCTGGGATTATTATCATTAACATCATGTTTAGTATTCCTAGTGCGATTTTCTTTGAAGCCTTTTTAAGCTTTATTGGGCTTGGTCTTCCAGCGCCAGCAGCGTCTCTTGGTGTCTTGGTAAATGATGGATATAAAACATTACAAGTATTGCCATATATGATTCTGTATCCATGTATTGTACTTTGTATCATCATGATTGCATTTAACTTAATTGCAGATGGCTTGCGTGATGCCTTTGATCCTAAAATGCGCGATTAA
- a CDS encoding DUF3116 family protein yields MEFEDERLLREVLLFARSVDTKINDMSLEVIDFGNLRDYTKNEVLLTLYWLEENGFLIRNNNIAEKRYTLTLKGELLYDRFSQIEE; encoded by the coding sequence ATGGAATTTGAAGATGAAAGATTACTACGAGAAGTTCTTCTTTTTGCCAGAAGTGTGGATACGAAAATTAATGATATGTCGCTTGAGGTCATTGATTTTGGGAATTTGCGGGACTATACAAAAAATGAAGTGTTATTAACTCTTTATTGGTTAGAGGAGAATGGTTTTTTAATTAGAAATAATAATATTGCAGAAAAACGATATACTTTAACGTTAAAAGGGGAACTATTATATGATCGCTTTTCTCAAATAGAAGAGTAA
- the mecA gene encoding adaptor protein MecA, whose protein sequence is MEIERINEDTIKFYISYLDLEERGFNQEDVWYDREKSEELFWDMMDELKYEEEFSPEGPLWIQVQALKHGLEVFVTKATIGGKGEDGFDVTLSSPDELAEEKIEKLLEENFNPVKKEALGEDDTLEFILEFRDFEDAISLSRATGLENLVTKLYSYQGKYYLNVEFPENKYDESNIDNAVSILLEYGLESNLTGYMLAEYGKVIFDVPALKQIRKHF, encoded by the coding sequence ATGGAAATTGAACGAATTAATGAGGATACAATCAAGTTTTATATCTCTTATCTGGATTTGGAAGAGCGAGGTTTTAACCAAGAAGATGTTTGGTATGATCGCGAGAAAAGTGAAGAACTTTTCTGGGATATGATGGATGAGCTGAAATATGAAGAAGAGTTCTCTCCGGAAGGTCCGCTCTGGATACAAGTCCAAGCCTTAAAACATGGTTTAGAAGTATTCGTAACAAAAGCTACAATTGGTGGAAAAGGCGAAGATGGCTTCGATGTCACGCTTAGCTCGCCAGATGAGCTTGCAGAAGAAAAAATCGAAAAACTACTCGAAGAAAACTTCAATCCAGTGAAGAAAGAAGCACTTGGAGAAGATGATACGCTAGAGTTTATTTTAGAGTTCCGTGATTTTGAAGATGCTATTTCTCTTTCACGAGCAACAGGACTTGAAAATTTAGTAACTAAGCTATACTCGTATCAAGGAAAGTATTATTTGAATGTAGAATTTCCTGAGAATAAATATGATGAATCTAACATTGACAATGCCGTTAGTATTTTGCTTGAGTACGGTTTAGAGTCGAATTTAACTGGTTATATGCTAGCTGAGTACGGAAAAGTAATCTTTGACGTTCCTGCATTAAAGCAAATTAGAAAACACTTCTAA